From the Bacteroidia bacterium genome, one window contains:
- a CDS encoding DUF1573 domain-containing protein, with protein MNVNKIIITLLIVALLSACKGSKKDQEQKAILKFQETQYNFGTVKNGDTVRHVYKFKNEGKVPLIIKDAKVACDCTIPTWSKEPIPPGGEGEIKVEFRSKDKVGTARKEIKIYANTEPEVQSIFLIGEVVQ; from the coding sequence ATGAACGTGAATAAAATTATCATCACTTTGCTGATTGTAGCCTTACTATCTGCTTGTAAAGGTAGTAAAAAAGACCAAGAGCAAAAAGCCATTCTTAAATTTCAGGAAACGCAGTACAATTTTGGCACAGTCAAAAATGGAGATACCGTACGGCATGTGTACAAGTTCAAAAACGAAGGAAAAGTACCCTTAATCATCAAAGATGCAAAAGTAGCTTGCGATTGTACTATTCCTACTTGGAGTAAAGAACCTATTCCGCCAGGGGGAGAAGGAGAGATAAAAGTAGAATTTCGTTCCAAAGATAAAGTAGGTACGGCTAGAAAAGAAATTAAAATTTATGCTAACACAGAACCTGAAGTACAGTCTATTTTTTTAATAGGGGAGGTTGTACAGTGA
- the nuoB gene encoding NADH-quinone oxidoreductase subunit NuoB: MGLFDKQFESGGFIITKIDDVLNWARLSSLWPMGFGLACCAIEMMATMASNYDLDRFGVFPRPSPRQSDVMIVAGTVTFKMADRVRRLYEQMPEPRYVISMGSCANCGGPYWEHGYHVVKGVDRIIPVDVYVPGCPPRPEALIGGILKLQDKIRNESLMVPKALVD; the protein is encoded by the coding sequence ATGGGATTATTTGATAAACAATTTGAAAGCGGAGGTTTTATCATCACTAAAATAGATGACGTTTTGAATTGGGCAAGGTTATCTTCATTGTGGCCCATGGGATTCGGTTTAGCTTGCTGTGCCATTGAAATGATGGCAACTATGGCGAGTAATTACGATTTAGACCGATTTGGCGTATTTCCGCGTCCTTCACCACGGCAAAGCGACGTAATGATAGTAGCAGGCACAGTTACCTTCAAAATGGCTGACCGCGTACGCCGCTTATATGAACAAATGCCCGAACCTCGTTATGTAATTTCAATGGGAAGCTGTGCAAACTGCGGCGGACCTTATTGGGAACATGGCTATCATGTAGTCAAAGGTGTAGATAGAATAATCCCTGTGGATGTATATGTGCCAGGCTGTCCTCCTCGCCCCGAAGCCCTAATCGGCGGAATACTCAAATTGCAAGATAAAATACGTAACGAAAGTTTAATGGTTCCCAAAGCTTTAGTGGATTAA